The following is a genomic window from Solanum lycopersicum chromosome 6, SLM_r2.1.
gatatgatgttgttccatCCAATCAATCTTAAGTCCGTCATTTCTTTAATTGAAGGATACAATTACGGCTTTTGACTTCAACATGCATAACTTTACCACTAGGTCAaggttttcaaataaaatactcACTTAACATCATTGAAGGTCACATATCATTcgtacattcaagactaagaacTTAAGCATCCttagtcaagacatcacatattcagaCTCGTACAAGCATCAAGTAAGGAACAAAAGTCAATCAAGACAAGataccacatacttcaccttaacacactagtcattctataagcacataggaataaccattatcatctttaagtcatcctgCACAATACCATATCATCACCAATGTAACTATTATAAACTCATATAGCCAATTAGGAACAACCATATAttaaccctaagactatacacataagcacatagtcatagtttaCATGATatcctaacatacatagaaagaatacatactttcacattactttccaaataaataaatatactcatacttcacataaataaactaagaaaatcatcataaaacttcaagtagtgccgacaaggacatgatcatcaaattgcataaaataatgccgacaaggccacatcaactcacatagcaccgccaccataagtggaccacaccaatcacaatagaatttaagtttaattaatataaaataaaaggaattagggCATCATACCCCACTCCATCTTACCACTTCGATTCCAAAGCTAATTCATCCAATTCGATACCATAatgcccttacccatggccatgaacaacaattcaacataattatacCAATAATCAATAAAACTATGTCAATTCATTACACActcatcaatctaatacaacctatatatcaattgaatataattattgcatcattagatagcccatagaaaactacattagGAATCATAaaccttaagtcaatatcaattcaataagcttagCATGAAATAGATCTAAAAGTATTCATTACTCAATTAATCGAATTAATACAGAATATAAACCAATTAaccataatctatacatgaatcaaaagcccataacaatctacacatgaattcatgaatatcaaagcataatcaattcaccaatattttagtgaaatttagagaTTTGAAAAGATCAAGGGATCATGGATAATTTCATTGTAAAACATCCAttatacatcaatttcatcatatataaatGTTTGGAAACCATTtgtgcaagaacccaagacttagagtagaaattggactttttcatctttttgaaatctttgaaaatcatcttcgaaattggctctaaggtgatagaaagCCTTAGATGAAAAACTCTCATACCTTATTTGAATAATCCAAATCTAATTGAATActaaactccattgaagatcgatcttcaagctccatcttcactttgaaatcacatggaggtttttggattAACTTTGGAGGGAATGTGTTTTTATTAGGTGTTAGGGttataatgagagtttaatcacttatatactcttaaaatacccataaacactCAAAAAACCCATCCtccaatttaataaaacttggggtgaatttacaactttACCCCTCAACTTAATAGAAAGTAGGCAGAAAACAGACTGCCCCATCGACGAATGCATTTATGGTCCGTGGTGTCACCCACGTCCCATCGATTGGGATCTTGTGGATTGATTCAGAGACTCCTCAACCTGTAGGAAACTTGGCTACATCGACGAGACCCATCAACGGGTCGTTGCCTGGTCGACCGACCGTCATTTGGCCACTGCATGGTTGTGTTGAACTCCAATGTTGGGGTCCTCTTTTAGGGCCCCTTGCGGGTCATTcatggagtcgtacccagacatTTCCACCCAAATATGTTCATATACGAGTTAATGACCTACCACATAagtttcatccaaaatgaacacgtaaaactcaatgaaacatACATAGACACATAAGGTCGTCTCAAGGCAAGctttcgaacatcatggacgttcttggacgtttgaccttcaaacttaATGAAACTctacacactgcctatatacactataataacCCCTTTAAAGACCTTAGAACCTCATGATCACAcgtaaacacataaaaccaaatatgaggcacataggtgactgaGTCGTCGAACTtcttggttgtcccttgacgtttgactccCAAAgaacctaaactcttagacactacCTCAACCccacattataaaaaaatttaggaccttataccatcatgaCGAACATATTAGGGTCTagattcacctaagtcattttcaggGTCTTACATCtacccctaagtccatcattcacaaaagaaggataccattacaactttcaacttcaagggtATCATATTCTTCTATCTAGGTTGAAGGTTCAACATAAATGACcctcttaattatatttaaggtcatatttcaatcatacatatacatacatgacaaaggtgttttagcctactaagtcaaggattcatattcatatgcttcatgtatcaagtaagggacatcggtctaccaaaacaagacacacttCATTATCATCTTATCACATATACATTATCACTCAAATAGCATACAGAGACAACCAAGTAATACTTCAAGTCACCCTATACGCTTctatagaatcatcaacataaatcatcataatgTTCATATAATTAACTAGGAAGATTCATACCTTAACTTCAAGTATACATATAGACCTTCACAATGATCACATATCAAgttaaaacatgataaaatcataattcataaagtaatgctgaCAAGGACGCATtctttcacaattcataaagtaatgtcgacaaggccacattTTTCACAAGTTTAacacataagcaccgccaccatagtGGACCATACCAAGCATCATAATTGAAATACCTATCctacacaatatagagaagGTTAggtcaacatatcaccaatccAATCTCAACAACTCCAATCcatagtcaattcaaccaacTCAATCCaaaaaggctcttaccaatagtcATAGTAACCAATTCAACCCAATACTCACAATATACAATGAACCAAGATAATACAAtatgaattcatcaatttaGGACAGCCTACATACAGTCCTAACATGGTTCTTACAGAATtcaataacctaaattaaactACACAAGAAAGCAATACCATTAAGACAAGATCAAATCATCCACAATACagtcaaaataaggaaatcGTGGTTTGCATGGTTCATGGAGTTTTTAgtctaaaatcatcaaattaacacCAATTCAATCACAATTCAttgattcaaaacattttatgcaagaacccatgaacttcaatttaaaaaaaggtcttggaaaaatacttttgaagtttggctccttaaagaaagaagattcaaggatgaaaatcATACCTTAATTCATGATAAGCCACGAAATTGAATGAGAATTCATGGAGAAACCAAGCTCCAATCTCCCTTCAagttcaatggagttctagagagttGTTCtttgggtttggggtttgatttttgaataatgaCTTGACTTGGGGTTCTAGAATTATAAAActacttaaaatacccaaaaagcCCTTAAGGAACCTCGCAAATCATTTTTAGAACACTAGGTGAAATACCTAAAATACCCAAGGCTTGAGTTAGACACCTGCAGAAAATCTCATGTGCCAATCGAGGATCTACCTGCGACTGGCAACCGTCGATTGAGTCAGAGACTCAACAAATGGGAGATTAAGCTCCCTAGTCTAAGTGTAAACCTACGCCCCAATCGACGGGGCGTTGATGGACTTACGATCCGTTGACTGCCCCTCGTTGGTTGGGGCTGTTTTTGACAGCTTTTGCACAcaagttgggtcctcctcaaagacCCTTAGGTTGGTACTTGGGGAGTCGTGCTTGGACGTTTCCAACTTAATACATTCGTATACAAGTTAGGAACATATCATATCAATTTCtaccaaaacgaacacgtaaaacatgcaaaggcacaccTAAACATACACGCATGTCTCAAGGCaaatctttcgaacgtcatggacgttcttgggcgtttgacctccaaacatcaccaaactctagacactgcctcaaaacaccattataaaccattttaagacttcaaacCTCGTGACACACGTGTTAggatctagcttcacctaaatcgttttagaggtgttacataGATCAACTTCTAATTAGACTCTTTCACAAGTAGGCCTAGTTTTATTCTACGTAGACAAATCCGCTTGCAAAAGATTGTCAACTGTCAATGCCAAAGAGAACATCGCTTCATTTCCAATAAAAATTGGTGGCATGATGGTAAGGATATTTAGGCTATTGTGGATCGAAACATGGATCCCACTTGTGTGTCAACATTGGATATGACCAATAATTATGTGTATGAAATTTCTGCTTGGATAAGAGATTCACATAATCATCCAATCTTGTTGCCCTAATTCGTAAATATCTATTGCTTAACTGCCCAATGTTTACCTCCCCATTTAGCTTGCATTGTTTCGGGATAAGTCGTCTCGAATCTTGAATATCAGGCACACATACGAAAATTTTCCTACTACAACATAGCAGATTTTCATTGATAATCATATTTACTTCTTCTTCTCTCACTATCCGCAGCTCCCCAATTGAACAAGCAATTTGTTTCGGTGGAATAGGTCTGTATTGGGGTTGAGTAGGTTTAATCTGTTTGCATAAGTCTTCTTCAAACCTCTGATCAATTGCAGTTGGCCGAGCCTCCACCGGAGGAGACTGACCAATGGCCAGCAGGGCAATGACTCCAgtgattatgaattcaagaggcAGTTTGAATAAGTCATTTTCATTGTTGATCCATTTCTGCTTACCTATTGAATGAATTATTTCGTGAAAAACATTTCACTTCATCCAAGACACACCCTAAATGAAttgttaaattctttttttttaatgttattttcctttttaaccAGAACTGCACATTATAGTGCTCTTAGATCAGTTTGAAGTCTTAACCTTAACCTTGGAGGTAATCCAAATAAATTCTTTAGAACAGACTTAGTAAACTAACATTGACCCGCAGCTCCAGACTTGGAGCCTATATAGAATTTCAGTATTTAAAAGTGATTAGTTTGAAGGAATATTTCAAGTGAAAAACGAGTAAAAAAATCTTCAACTTTCAAGTGAAGTTCAAGTCGAACACAATTTCAGCTCTCACAATCATtcctttcaacttcaaatatttattttttccaagtCCAACTCAAACATCAATCAAAAGCCTCTTAGCATGCATAAATCAAACATCTATATAGAATGCACAACAAATAAGAGAACACATGAAGAGATGATATTGCGTcctataattataatatagaaAGATTAATGATCCATTTACAGCTGCATTCAAGGAATCTTGGAGGAAAAAAATTGGGGAGTGGGAAAGGACATGCAATCCTATTTAATCTTGTCAAGCTTCTTCCTCTTAGCTTTCTCTTCCTTTCTgatcttttcttaaattcatttttacaaaCGTATATAAACCAAACATCTATATAGAATGCACAACAAATAAGAGAACACATGAAGAGATGATATTGCGtcctattattataatatagaaAGATTAATGATCCATTTACAGCTGCATTCATGAAAACTTGGAGGAAAAAAATGGGGGAGGGGGAAAGGGCATGCAATCCTATTTAATCTAGTCAAGCTTCCTCCTCTTAGCTTTCTCTTCCTTTCTgatcttttcttaaattcatttttacgAACATGTGATAAAGCTGACCCGCAGCCAACAAAATGCACTTCATTCTCAACAGATCAGTCATCATCAGACACACAGACAACATCAGTTACATAAGTAGCTCCAGCTGAGGAAGTAGGAACTCCATGTACACTATCCAGTGTTTGAAAATCAGATAGGTCCAATAAATCAAAGTCAGGGTTCACATCTGGTAAAGGTGGCATAATGCTCGGCTTGTTTGCATGAGGTTGATTCTCCACATTAAAAAGCAATTCCTGAGCAGATATAGACGGATTTCGTGTAGCAGGCAATCCACCAATATCATGCTGCGGAGGCACATTCTGAGAACTAGAAAGATCTACAGCTAACTGTGGAACCAACGGTATAGGTATCTGATGTTGCGGACATTGGGATGGGGATGGTGATGATGTTTGTAGAGAAGGTAATTGGGGAACTGAGGGTGATGATGCAGCCATGTAAGGGGACTGCGGGTGATTTTGCATACTATGAGCAAGGGTTGAAGGACTGTTGCTAGAAGACATGGATGAAAGAGTCTTGAAAGGCTGAAGATGGGGGGCTGGAGCACGGATCTCGCTAGCTACCCTAAGATTCCCAGTGGAAGGGGTAATTGCACAGATGAGAGGTGGCCTGCCAGGAGTTCCTGCAGAATGTGTTGTTGAACGACTAACAGCAACTGTCTGCTGAGTAGGTGCAGGTTGGCCAGCTAAAGATAACCCAGTAACTGGTGTACATCTTACTGTAGGCTGAGAAATACAACCAGAATGAACTGAACGATTAGAGGGGACAGAAGTCTCCTGTCTAACCTTTGCTTGGCCAGCTGAAGGCAAACTGGTGATAGAGGAAGCTCTCAAAGAAACTGGGACAGAACTTTGTTGGCTAGCTGAAGATGAACCAGTCACAGGAGAAGACCTCAAATTAGGCTGCTGGGATACCTGATGGAGATGCTGCAAATAACTAGAAGGCACAACTACAAAGAACAATAATACTTCAGTACACAAGAAAAGATCTTTTTACTTGAGAAATTACTAGCCTGAATTGTATAACCTAGCAAAGTTGCAAATATTAGCACCATCTTTCTATCACCATGATGATATATGTAATGGGAGACCCCTATAAGGAAATTAAAAATGTACTCCAAGTAAAATCTGGACGCAACTGTCCGTTCAAAATTATGACAAGAAAAGTTGACTACTCTTTGGAAATGTATAACCAACATTAATTGCATACCTTGACGCATGCCTGAGAACCCCGAAGGTTTAAGATTCATGCATTTGCATCTAAAAGCATCTGCCAAGAGCTTATTCATGAGAACTTTGATCTGATTAACATCAAGTTCTTTCTTCTTCCTAAGAAATGCTGCCTCAGCTTCCTGAAGTTTATGATCATATTTCTTACGGATTTGGGCAATCATTTCCTCTATCTCCTTCTCGCAATCAGATCTCAGACGCAATTTCTGTTAAAAAAAGAGAACAACTTTAAGAAAGAAAGGACAAGGAGCAAAgaatcaagaaaaacaaaattggAACTAACCATGTCCTCAAGTATCTTGGTGCTttgttctctttctttatttatcCTTTCCCAATCTTTGTGCAGAGGATCAGCATTGAAAGGAAGAGTAGAATTCCAAGTGGCCATCTGATGGTCAGGATGAACTGGTATATTCCTGGGTCCTTGAACAACAGCAGCATAACTGTTACGTTGCAGGACTGCTTGACTAGGAAGCTCAGTGGAACCTGGCACTTGAACTGGAGTTCCAATATTATGGGAAGATGCACCATGTTCTGAAATCGGTCGAGGATCCACTCTACTGACTTCTGAGAAATTCTCAACATCAACAGATTGATCCTCGTCCGAATTACCATCTGCCTGTAAAGGTTCCATCGTCTCCCCATCCAAATGATGAGAAGATCCAAGGTTTGGCATAAAGCTCCTTCCATCATTATGGGTATCATGCATAATGTCGCTCAGTGGATCGTGAGCAGCAAGCAGAAAACCATCAGAAGCTGGCTGCTGTTGCTCAGAACTACTAATTAACGCAGCATCAGAACTGATGGTTCCATACTGCCCGGCATCAACTTCCAATTGTGTTCCCCTCTGATTTTCTGGAAGTGGCATCTCATGAGAGAGATTATCTCCTGAAGACTGCAAACATTCAAACTGATTTAGCTGATCCAGTTTAAGTGCAAAATCATCATACAGAACACCCAATGTTTTTCCACAATATATCAGGAAAAAATCATGTGTTTTTTCGAGGGTAGAACTGCAAGTCACCGAACATATTGGTACAAGTTACCTAATCTACAGCTTGTAACAAAACTAAGAGACAACTTGTCAATTACTAGCTCAAAATGATCTAAACAGAGCATGTCTTTGCAATTTGAGACATTTTTTACTTTTCCTAGGAAGATCACATATACCTGTGCCCAGATTCTGCACCCAGATGTTCTACACAATAACACAATAATACAAACACCATATAAATTTCGAACAAAGGCCACTTACTTGATTTTGAGCTAAAGAACCATCATCAGAACAAAGAACTGCTTCTACCGAAGGCAAGTCAACTACCAATTTCAGAGGAGAAATTGGGTTTGTATCAGTGGATCGAACTGCATCTCTCGGGTCATCTTTATCACTTTGCATATGAGAATTATTTTCCAGACTATCATGTTCCGTATTCAATTCCTTAGTAACATTTACTTCTAAATTATCATTCCCCAGAACAACATCAAAACCCAGTCCAGATACCTCTGACAAATGTTCTCTAGGCGGATCCCCTAATAGAACCTCAGTATGTTCTTCATGAGGCAGAGGAAACACAGAAACAATTTCTGCTGAACTGCCACCTGAATCACCCACTTCATTAGGCCGCTTGGATCTAGCAACCAATGCTCCAGTGCTAGAAGTGATTTCAACTTGCTCCTCAGCTGCTGTCATAGTTAAAACATTTGAACCTTCAATGGGAAGAATATTCGACACATTGGAAGTAGATGCAGGTACATCTGGATCACCTACTTCAATAGCTTGCTTAGAACTAGCACTTAATGCTCCAATTTCCTCTGAACTACCACCAAAATCACCTACTTCATTGGGCTGGTTGGATTTAGCAACCAATGCACCAACTGTGGACGCGATCTCAAGTTGCTTTTCCATTGCTGGCGTTGTTAAAACATTTGATGTTTCAACAGGAAGAATATTTGACTCATTGGAAGTAGATGCTGGTAGATCTGGATAATCTACTTCATTGGGCTTCTTGGATCTAGCACCCAGTGCTCCAATTCCCTCTGAACTATAACATAAATCACCTCCTTCATTAGGCCCTAGCTGATTGGATTTAGCAACCAACACTTCAGCCGTGGACACAATCTCAACTTGCTCCTCCATTGCTGGCATTGTTAAAACATTTGTCGCTTCTATAGGAAGAATATTCAACTCATCATAAGTAGATGAAGGTACATCTGGATCACCCACTTCATAAGACCCCTTGGATATAGTAACCAATCCTCCATCGACAGACTTGACCCCAGATTGGTCCTCTGTTGCTGGAGTTGTTAAAACACTTGTAGaatcaataggaagaatatcCGACTCATCAGAAGTAGATGGAGGTACATCAGACCGCGTGTTATCCAAAATTTTACCTGCATTCAGTTCCTTAACATGATGTCCAGTTACAGGGTGAACAGTCTTGGGAGAATTGAGTGAGACATTTACATTTTCCTGAGAGCACCCTATCCCATCTATCGGATGAGATCCAACACCCCTAAAGGAATTTGCTTCGGCCAACCACAAAGAAGCCTTTTGCCTTTCCTTGTTCTTCATAGCAGAGTGTTCTACCTCAAGCTCGTTAAGTTTCTGGTCCTTGTTGTATTTGAGCTCTtgcatttttcttgaaaattcagTTTctgcatctttttttttatccttcattACAGCAGTGTTACCACGTACAGTCCGAAGAACAGCAACCTGCAATCTGTAATCCTGCACAAgctcttccttcttcttttccCATATTTTCTGGAACTCCTCAATTTCCTCCTTTTGCTTTTGTACCAGGTTTGACATTCGCCTCTCACATCTACACTGGACTTCCTTAATGAAAGTTTCCCGTTCAATATCCACAAGTTCTTTTTTAGGTGTCACAATGCATTCCCCGTGTAACTTTTTACCTTGCAATCTTTCTTCCATTTCCTTTAGCACATTCAGCTGGGGAGATTCCACAACTTGTGACATGCTTCCTGTTGATGGCTTTTCTGCAACGGTTCTGGTAGCTAATAAAGAACACTTAGAAGAACTTGAAGCATTATTATTTTGATCCAACTGTTGCAGGAATAACTTTTTCAAGGAACGGATCTTCAGACAGACATTGTTTGTCTCTTCTTCAGTGCATCCAAATTGTAAGTACTGCTTGGCTAGCAAGAATGTCTCCTCTTTGTCAATCTTTTGCTTTAAGATTGAAGCTGCAACCCAACACTGAGAAATCACAGTAAATGTCAAACAACAAGAATCACAGCGACAGGAAGGATGATTTTTCTAGAAGCAAGAAGCACACTAAGCGTAGTTTGGTGTAGAGACAAGGTGCATAGATTAATAACGCAGGGATTGTGGATTAAGATGTGTACTGTTTTTTGTTATGCAGGTATTAAGATGTGTATTGCTTACTTATacaaaatgatgaaatattttaatacatgttGCTTACTTTGGACATATAAGGagtgttttaataatttaatctgtgTAATACTAATCCTTGTATTCCTATTCCAACTTTTCTCcgacataaaataataaagggaAAAAAGGCTCAAATATGTCATTGAACTTTCATAAAAAGCTCATTTAGGTCATCCATTAGAAATTTGGCTCATCTATGTCTTCGTTTGACAAAAGGCACATTAATGCCATTATTTGCTCACTGAAATAGCATAgatgagccaaacttttaacgAATGGCATAGATGAGCCTTTTCTCAAAGTTTGATGGCATATTTGAAcctttttcctttaaaaaaaagattaattaatGATGTGGCCGAATCATAATGAACCACATGTCAAAAAAATGTCAGCAAAATCGATATATTTTTTCAGTTAACAAATAGTGGCATGGATGAGCCTTTTCTCAAATGGAAATGGCGTAgatgagccaaacttttaaaGGAAGGGCATAAAAGAGTCATTTCTCAAAGTTCGATGGCATGTTAGAGTCTTTTCCCAATACAATAATCCTACATATCTTAAGCATATAATTATGTAGGAAACAAAAACGCCaatcaaacaatatattattatttactgTTTTTCATAATCATGGTGACCTAGTCAGCTTGAGAACCTAGACTAATTCCATTGGCAGCTTGCTACCTCCCGCCCACATAGATATCGGGTCACTAAAGCTTGGATAGGTGGTAAGGATCCACCTAGTGTTTTTAGCTTGAGATTATTCACTTTCGGTGCCGCACCCGTGTCGACACATCATGGGTGTGGGATCCGTAACAATTTGGTCAACCAGTTTTGGATACTTTGACCAAATTCGAGGGAGAGATTTTGGACAGATTTAATGATTTCTGTAATCAAAACCttccttttatatataaattgaaattgatgaaaatagAATACcttaaacatataatattttgttgTCAATCCCTTTCCTTTTATCTCTTCCAAGATTTTCCTCTTGATCATGATTTTCTCCTCCGAGTTCTCTTCATAATATCTCAAAATTTAGGTTGTATAACTCTGTTTTAGCCAAATCCCCGCACCCGTATCCAGACATGGATCCATATCAccaaatcttaaaatttagtGCATAGAGGATCCGTCCTCTAGATCCACACCCATATCGGACACCAGCACCCGAGTCCAAGCAACTTAGCTTTTCTTATcaactttaaattaataaaaggcTCTTAAATATAAGATATTGAGCtacatcaaatttaaaaaataatatcttctttttttggatTCCTAATTACTATGACTTGATAATTGTTTACTTGAACTATTATGATAGTCAATGAAGAGAAGAATTGATTCCaccaacaaataattttttaaaaaaagatgcgAGCAGAAAGGATGAGCAGTGGAGACAAAAAGATACTGACCAGAGATAACTGGAAAGCTTGTAAAATTGTTGCAGGTTCCCTACTAACACGATGATTCTCCATCACATATTCCAGAAACTTACCCACTGTATGTTTGACAGCATCCTGCATTTAAATGTTGGTCAAATGGCCAGCAAGCCAAGAGCGAGACATAATACCTAGGCTAACATATTATTTAGGTATATTATAGTAGACAGTTCTCGCAAATAGGAAATGCCACAAGTATGTCAATCATTccagaaaaatcattttttaaatttacataGAGGGTAATACCAAGTAGGGTTGAAGCCTGGTTCACACAAACAATTAGCAGTAAGAAATTTGGTAGGGATCAGAACCTGGTTATTACTATTAAAATTTGTAGATGCTAAAACAATTCCCAATAAACCACTGTTGTAACAATTGAATTACAGGATGAGATGGAGCATTAAAGCAAACAAGATGGCACactattaaataagaaaaaaaaaacaattatgaaTCAATAGCATACACAGAGAAAAGAACCAGGTTGAAAGGCCTCCAATAGAACGATGAGAAATCAAAGGCACTTTGTAAAACTAGCAGCAAACCATAAGAAATGTCTATAAAAGGTAAGGATGAAAGAGAAAATGCTCTCCCACATGAATTTCGAGGTCAGCCAACTTTCAACCTAAAGTCACGTCCAAGGGATCTGTTTCTGGCAACCATGGTCGGAACTGTATCAATGAGGGATAACACTATAACACGAGTTTCAAGTCTTATGAAATCATCAAACCTAAAGAAGGAGCAGATACATGATAGAGTGGACTGAACGCAGCAGGAATTTAACAAGGAGAGTGAAGATTAGCATTGAAGTGCTGAGATGGCTGAGATCAGTATTTATTGAGGCATCAAACATCCAAGGGAAGTCTGTTAAAAGATGAAATGTAAAGTACCTCTATTCAGAGTTCTTTTGTACCCttaaatacaattaaaatgGCAAATACGTCAGTTCTAATTGAAGGACAAAACAAAGCAGTCACTATTACACCGGAATCTTCATACAGAGGGGGATGGGGAAACATTgcttataaaatagaaaaacacCTATGAGCCTACAACAGAGCAGAAAGTACAATTAAACAAAG
Proteins encoded in this region:
- the LOC101255404 gene encoding helicase protein MOM1-like isoform X7, with amino-acid sequence MPLSNRRCCSTEKSVALPAENGSGVSKNGCTVGEISGDSGRLPESCSVPGNNLHIAGLTCSTSTDGDIILKSGELGTGNCPETHNDTCDLAEVFPPPLGDLEKLGYSGACASCSRQIRLNHDSAEEELCSCAGTGRVSSNLSSLEVRAFRCGEDGVCSEAAILLDSGERCNIQLNEALSVSQRGSDERMCAICKQAGKILICDGRGCKRCYHLSCLDPPLDDFPPGAWHCTLCVKKKIESGVHSVTEGVESILDVREVEVADAKGTHRQKQYLVKYHGLAHAHNHWVAEAQLLIDAPLLIANYNHKNQDVRWISEWTVPHRLLKKRSLMLSKLHGPEAGENNKCLFEWLVKWKGLGYEYATWELGNSNLLNSQHGESLIEDFNIRRKKAKRRIDKNQKGQLVKLSTLPAGGSLITDSNLLNNVNKLRECWFKCQNTTVVDDKDRIMKMVLFILSLSDVCCPFLIVTTSSSLPQWEAEFTRLAPSIDVVVYSGSRDYRRRIKSLEFYDEGGFMMLQVLLSSLEFAIEDVEILRSLSWEVTIIDDCQNVGISGHVEQIKMLATGVRVLLFNGPMKITSSEYLNLLSLLECKIGVDKTGGLESDFNEHLGKLKRVTKVTAPCSKPESSKFVEYWVPVQISDLQLEQYCATLLTNSTALRTFTKSDPVGTLRDILLSVRKCCDHPYILDPLLQPFNKGLSPAEMLEVGIKASGKLQFLDKMLTELRLRQHRVVVLFQSIVGSGSGASIGDILDDFLRQRFGEDSYERVETGVVMSKRQASLHRFNNKESGRFVLLLENRVCNSSIKLPSVDNVIIYDSETNPANDLRQLQKLSIDSESKYISVFRLYSCFTVEERALVLAKQDINHDSNLHSVSRSPNNSLMWGASNLFSRLDEYHTGGIPTTISNNSSGQLLLNDIISEFSAIISKSSDNKDTCHSIISKVQMSTGTYSASIPLLGEKKMELKIGVEPQVFWRGLFEGRNPEWRNLSRATPRNRKRVQYFDESPDPPNGDDEAGKKRRKVVNHSVDAIPGHPSPGRGEVAASKGGAHENDDIGGEHVSRSPSHLLHEAKPVRPEEGRMLYNEQKSLHVHLKAEFAKLFEVLKLSDAVKHTVGKFLEYVMENHRVSREPATILQAFQLSLCWVAASILKQKIDKEETFLLAKQYLQFGCTEEETNNVCLKIRSLKKLFLQQLDQNNNASSSSKCSLLATRTVAEKPSTGSMSQVVESPQLNVLKEMEERLQGKKLHGECIVTPKKELVDIERETFIKEVQCRCERRMSNLVQKQKEEIEEFQKIWEKKKEELVQDYRLQVAVLRTVRGNTAVMKDKKKDAETEFSRKMQELKYNKDQKLNELEVEHSAMKNKERQKASLWLAEANSFRGVGSHPIDGIGCSQENVNVSLNSPKTVHPVTGHHVKELNAGKILDNTRSDVPPSTSDESDILPIDSTSVLTTPATEDQSGVKSVDGGLVTISKGSYEVGDPDVPSSTYDELNILPIEATNVLTMPAMEEQVEIVSTAEVLVAKSNQLGPNEGGDLCYSSEGIGALGARSKKPNEVDYPDLPASTSNESNILPVETSNVLTTPAMEKQLEIASTVGALVAKSNQPNEVGDFGGSSEEIGALSASSKQAIEVGDPDVPASTSNVSNILPIEGSNVLTMTAAEEQVEITSSTGALVARSKRPNEVGDSGGSSAEIVSVFPLPHEEHTEVLLGDPPREHLSEVSGLGFDVVLGNDNLEVNVTKELNTEHDSLENNSHMQSDKDDPRDAVRSTDTNPISPLKLVVDLPSVEAVLCSDDGSLAQNQSSGDNLSHEMPLPENQRGTQLEVDAGQYGTISSDAALISSSEQQQPASDGFLLAAHDPLSDIMHDTHNDGRSFMPNLGSSHHLDGETMEPLQADGNSDEDQSVDVENFSEVSRVDPRPISEHGASSHNIGTPVQVPGSTELPSQAVLQRNSYAAVVQGPRNIPVHPDHQMATWNSTLPFNADPLHKDWERINKEREQSTKILEDMKLRLRSDCEKEIEEMIAQIRKKYDHKLQEAEAAFLRKKKELDVNQIKVLMNKLLADAFRCKCMNLKPSGFSGMRQVVPSSYLQHLHQVSQQPNLRSSPVTGSSSASQQSSVPVSLRASSITSLPSAGQAKVRQETSVPSNRSVHSGCISQPTVRCTPVTGLSLAGQPAPTQQTVAVSRSTTHSAGTPGRPPLICAITPSTGNLRVASEIRAPAPHLQPFKTLSSMSSSNSPSTLAHSMQNHPQSPYMAASSPSVPQLPSLQTSSPSPSQCPQHQIPIPLVPQLAVDLSSSQNVPPQHDIGGLPATRNPSISAQELLFNVENQPHANKPSIMPPLPDVNPDFDLLDLSDFQTLDSVHGVPTSSAGATYVTDVVCVSDDD